In Streptomyces sp. NBC_01439, the following are encoded in one genomic region:
- a CDS encoding dipeptidase: MSQNPIAETIASLMPRAKQELTELVAFQSVADWAQFPKSESDAAANWVADALRVEGFQDVALLDTPDGTQSVYGFLPGPEGAPTVLLYAHYDVQPPLDDAAWTSPAFELTERDGRWYGRGSADCKGGFIMHLLALRALKANGGVPVGVKVIVEGSEEQGTGGLQQYAEAHPELLAADTILIGDAGNFRLGLPTVTATLRGMCLVKVKIDTLGGNLHSGMFGGAAPDALAALIRVLDSLRTADGSTTVDGLASDEVWDGLQYPEADFRADAKVLDGVELIGGGTIADRLWARPAVTVLGIDCPPVVGATPSVHASAGALISLRVPPGVDTAAAVKLLQAHLAAHTPWKARLELEVVGQGQPFRADTDSPAYASMRAALEAAYPGQEMQISGMGGSIPLCNTLTSLYPEAEMLLIGLSEPEAQIHAVNESVSPEELERLSVAEALFLVNYAESKRA; the protein is encoded by the coding sequence ATGTCCCAGAATCCGATCGCCGAGACCATCGCCTCGCTGATGCCCCGCGCCAAGCAGGAGCTGACCGAGCTGGTGGCCTTCCAGTCGGTGGCGGACTGGGCGCAGTTCCCCAAGAGCGAGAGCGATGCCGCCGCGAACTGGGTGGCCGACGCGCTGCGCGTCGAGGGCTTCCAGGACGTGGCGCTGCTCGACACCCCCGACGGCACCCAGTCGGTCTACGGCTTCCTGCCCGGCCCCGAGGGCGCGCCGACCGTTCTGCTCTACGCGCACTACGACGTCCAGCCGCCGCTCGATGACGCGGCCTGGACCTCCCCCGCCTTCGAGCTGACCGAGCGCGACGGCCGCTGGTACGGGCGCGGCTCGGCCGACTGCAAGGGCGGGTTCATCATGCACCTGCTGGCGCTGCGCGCGCTGAAGGCCAACGGCGGCGTACCGGTGGGCGTGAAGGTGATCGTCGAGGGCTCGGAGGAGCAGGGCACCGGCGGCCTCCAGCAGTACGCCGAGGCGCACCCGGAGCTGCTGGCCGCCGACACCATCCTCATCGGTGACGCGGGCAACTTCCGCCTCGGCCTGCCGACGGTGACGGCCACCCTGCGCGGCATGTGTCTGGTCAAGGTGAAGATCGACACGCTGGGCGGCAACCTGCACTCGGGCATGTTCGGCGGCGCCGCCCCCGACGCGCTGGCCGCGCTGATCCGCGTACTCGACTCGCTGCGCACGGCGGACGGTTCGACGACCGTGGACGGGCTGGCTTCGGACGAGGTGTGGGACGGCCTGCAGTACCCGGAGGCGGACTTCCGCGCCGACGCGAAGGTGCTGGACGGGGTCGAGCTCATCGGCGGGGGCACGATCGCGGACCGGCTGTGGGCCCGCCCGGCCGTCACGGTGCTCGGCATCGACTGCCCGCCGGTGGTCGGCGCGACGCCGTCGGTGCACGCGAGCGCCGGCGCTCTGATCAGCCTGCGGGTGCCGCCGGGTGTGGACACCGCCGCGGCCGTCAAGCTGCTGCAGGCGCACCTGGCGGCACACACCCCGTGGAAGGCGCGCCTCGAACTCGAGGTCGTCGGACAGGGCCAGCCGTTCCGGGCGGACACCGACAGTCCGGCGTACGCGTCGATGCGCGCGGCCCTGGAAGCCGCCTATCCCGGCCAGGAGATGCAGATCAGCGGCATGGGCGGGTCGATCCCGCTGTGCAACACGCTGACGTCCCTGTACCCGGAGGCGGAGATGCTGCTGATCGGGCTGAGCGAACCGGAAGCGCAGATCCACGCGGTCAACGAGAGCGTGTCGCCCGAGGAGCTGGAGCGCCTGTCGGTGGCGGAGGCCCTCTTCCTCGTCAACTATGCGGAGTCCAAGCGCGCCTGA
- a CDS encoding geranylgeranyl reductase family protein — protein sequence MWDVVVVGAGPAGSSAAYAAATAGRRVLLLEKAELPRYKTCGGGIIGPSRDALPPGFVLPLKDRIHAVTFSMDGKLTRTRRSKHMLFGLINRPEFDAGLVAEAEKAGATVRTGTAVARVEQHGAAVPDRRTVAVVLADGETVLARAVVGADGSASRIGAHVGVEMDQVDLGLEAEIPVPETVAEDWKGRVLIDWGPLPGSYGWVFPKGDTLTVGVISAKGEGAATKRYLDDFIARLGLAGFEPAVSSGHLTRCRKPDSPLSRGRVLVAGDAAGLLEPWTREGISFALRSGRLAGEWAVKISEAQDAVDARRQALNYAFAVKAGLGVEMGVGKRMLNLFEVRPRMLHAAITGFGPAWRAFARITRGSMTLAELVRTYPLARKALHMMDARQAAAARSGGGRG from the coding sequence GTGTGGGACGTGGTCGTGGTGGGGGCGGGACCTGCCGGGTCCTCGGCCGCGTACGCGGCGGCGACGGCCGGGCGGCGCGTCCTGCTGCTGGAGAAGGCCGAGCTGCCCCGCTACAAGACGTGCGGCGGGGGCATCATCGGCCCCTCGCGCGACGCCCTGCCCCCGGGCTTCGTGCTGCCCCTCAAGGACCGCATCCACGCGGTCACCTTCTCGATGGACGGGAAGCTGACCCGCACCCGGCGCTCGAAGCACATGCTGTTCGGGCTCATCAACCGCCCCGAGTTCGACGCCGGCCTGGTCGCCGAGGCGGAGAAGGCGGGTGCCACCGTCCGGACGGGTACGGCCGTGGCCCGCGTCGAACAGCACGGGGCGGCCGTTCCCGACCGACGCACCGTCGCCGTGGTCCTCGCCGACGGCGAGACCGTGCTGGCCCGCGCGGTGGTCGGCGCGGACGGCAGCGCGAGCCGGATCGGTGCGCACGTCGGGGTGGAGATGGACCAGGTGGACCTGGGCCTGGAGGCGGAGATCCCCGTCCCCGAGACGGTCGCCGAGGACTGGAAGGGGCGGGTGCTGATCGACTGGGGCCCGCTGCCCGGCAGTTACGGCTGGGTCTTCCCCAAGGGCGACACCCTGACCGTCGGCGTCATCTCGGCCAAGGGCGAGGGCGCCGCGACCAAGCGCTACCTGGACGACTTCATCGCCCGGCTCGGACTCGCCGGCTTCGAACCGGCCGTCTCCTCCGGGCACCTGACCCGCTGCCGCAAGCCCGATTCGCCGCTCTCGCGCGGCCGGGTGCTGGTGGCGGGTGACGCGGCCGGACTCCTGGAGCCGTGGACCCGGGAGGGCATCTCCTTCGCGCTGCGCTCCGGGCGGCTGGCAGGGGAGTGGGCTGTGAAGATCTCCGAGGCGCAGGACGCCGTGGACGCCCGCCGCCAGGCCCTCAACTACGCCTTCGCGGTGAAGGCCGGGCTGGGTGTGGAGATGGGGGTCGGCAAGCGGATGCTGAACCTCTTCGAGGTGCGGCCGCGGATGCTGCACGCGGCGATCACCGGCTTCGGTCCGGCGTGGCGGGCGTTCGCCCGGATCACGCGGGGCTCGATGACGTTGGCCGAGCTGGTGCGTACGTACCCGTTGGCCCGCAAGGCGCTGCACATGATGGACGCCCGGCAGGCGGCAGCGGCCCGCAGCGGCGGCGGCCGGGGCTAG
- a CDS encoding nitroreductase/quinone reductase family protein, producing MNAPTPYYVQATRFETRFNSLFGKLARFGISLAGTAELSVRGRKSGEMQRIPVNPHTYEGAQYLVSARGHSQWVRNMRVAGGGELRVGRKVRTFTVTEITDPVQKADIMRAYLEKWGWEVNRFFQGVTAKSPDAELQAAAGDHPVFRITVSG from the coding sequence ATGAACGCGCCCACCCCGTACTACGTCCAGGCCACTCGGTTCGAGACCCGTTTCAACTCGCTCTTCGGCAAGCTGGCCCGCTTCGGCATCAGCCTGGCCGGCACCGCCGAGCTGTCGGTGCGCGGCCGCAAGTCCGGCGAGATGCAGCGGATCCCCGTCAACCCGCACACCTACGAGGGCGCCCAGTACCTGGTCTCGGCCCGCGGCCACTCCCAGTGGGTCCGCAACATGCGGGTGGCGGGCGGCGGCGAGCTGCGCGTGGGGCGCAAGGTGCGCACGTTCACCGTCACCGAGATCACCGACCCGGTGCAGAAGGCCGACATCATGCGCGCCTACCTGGAGAAGTGGGGCTGGGAGGTCAACCGCTTCTTCCAGGGCGTCACCGCCAAGTCCCCCGACGCCGAACTGCAGGCGGCCGCCGGTGACCACCCGGTCTTCCGGATCACGGTATCCGGCTGA
- a CDS encoding TetR/AcrR family transcriptional regulator: MNTVRGARERARIEVTAAIKDEARRMLAAEGAAKLSLRAVARELGMVSSALYRYFPSRDELLTALIIDAYDSVGAAAEVADARARATGAPPRARWITVCEAVRSWALEHPHEYALIYGSPVPGYSAPVDTVGPASRVANVFIGILRAAYEGPGLALPPLPPALRAEADRMTADFAQGLPPAVTAALVAAWAHLVGLVSFELFGQFNRVVEDRAAFFAHAADQLAHGVGLPAV, from the coding sequence ATGAACACCGTGCGAGGGGCCAGGGAGCGGGCCCGCATCGAGGTCACCGCCGCCATCAAGGACGAGGCGCGCCGCATGCTCGCGGCTGAGGGCGCCGCCAAGCTCTCCCTGCGCGCCGTCGCCCGCGAACTGGGCATGGTCTCCTCCGCCCTCTACCGATACTTCCCCAGTCGGGACGAACTGCTCACCGCCCTCATCATCGACGCGTACGACAGCGTCGGCGCGGCCGCCGAGGTGGCTGACGCCCGCGCCCGCGCCACCGGGGCCCCGCCCCGCGCCCGCTGGATCACGGTCTGCGAGGCCGTCCGCTCATGGGCGCTGGAGCACCCGCACGAGTACGCCCTCATCTACGGTTCCCCGGTCCCCGGCTACAGCGCCCCCGTCGACACCGTGGGCCCGGCCTCCCGCGTAGCCAACGTCTTCATCGGCATCCTCCGCGCCGCGTACGAGGGCCCCGGCCTCGCCCTCCCGCCGCTGCCGCCCGCCCTGCGCGCCGAGGCCGACCGGATGACCGCCGACTTCGCGCAGGGGCTGCCCCCGGCGGTCACGGCCGCTCTGGTCGCCGCCTGGGCCCATTTGGTCGGGCTGGTGTCCTTCGAACTGTTCGGCCAGTTCAACCGGGTCGTCGAGGACCGCGCCGCCTTCTTCGCGCACGCCGCCGACCAGCTGGCACACGGGGTCGGACTGCCGGCCGTGTGA
- a CDS encoding spherulation-specific family 4 protein, whose product MPRAVKALYAALVTALLAASAPAIIAAARDVPRPAAPAPDPPPAPRTPGVRGLEIGVPAYVWANDPMLTDLTATAPAPSVVVLNPGNGDSPFDGPWRARADALRTRTTSTGEKTRVLGYVHTDHGNRDIVATKASVDNYLKTPDGRLHVDGIFFDVVSRDCGPANATRDYYAELRRYVQDTMDAADPATPDLVVNNPGTAIADCYLEPGHRTADVFVTFEDTYAAYNGAGWLGGNVFDHLSGYRSGAELDPSGTAFWHLVHDVPDHGAMRATLRTAFARGAGYAYATSTVMPNPWNAGPTWKYRTQTTYAATLG is encoded by the coding sequence ATGCCCCGCGCCGTGAAGGCCTTGTACGCCGCTCTGGTCACTGCCTTGTTGGCCGCGTCGGCGCCCGCCATCATCGCCGCGGCACGTGACGTGCCCCGGCCGGCCGCCCCCGCGCCCGACCCGCCCCCCGCCCCCCGGACTCCGGGCGTGCGGGGCCTGGAGATCGGCGTCCCCGCGTACGTCTGGGCGAACGACCCCATGCTGACCGATCTCACCGCCACCGCTCCGGCCCCCTCGGTGGTCGTACTGAACCCGGGGAACGGCGACTCCCCGTTCGACGGCCCCTGGCGGGCCCGCGCCGACGCGCTGCGCACCCGCACCACCTCCACCGGCGAGAAGACCCGGGTGCTCGGCTACGTCCACACCGACCACGGCAACCGCGACATCGTCGCGACCAAGGCCTCCGTCGACAACTACCTCAAGACCCCCGACGGCCGCCTCCACGTCGACGGCATCTTCTTCGACGTCGTCAGCCGCGACTGCGGCCCCGCCAACGCCACCCGCGACTACTACGCCGAGCTGCGCCGCTACGTCCAGGACACGATGGACGCCGCCGACCCGGCCACCCCCGACCTCGTCGTCAACAATCCCGGCACCGCCATAGCCGACTGCTACCTGGAGCCGGGCCACCGCACCGCGGACGTCTTCGTCACGTTCGAGGACACGTACGCCGCGTACAACGGCGCCGGCTGGCTCGGCGGCAACGTCTTCGACCACCTCTCCGGCTACCGTTCCGGCGCCGAACTCGACCCGAGCGGGACGGCGTTCTGGCACCTGGTCCACGACGTCCCCGACCACGGGGCGATGCGCGCCACCCTGCGCACGGCCTTCGCCCGCGGCGCGGGCTACGCGTACGCGACCAGCACGGTCATGCCCAATCCCTGGAACGCGGGCCCGACATGGAAGTACCGCACCCAGACCACGTACGCGGCCACCCTCGGTTGA
- a CDS encoding MarR family winged helix-turn-helix transcriptional regulator — MTSTDPTALPDPWRALHALLAAMDAEIEQVYVERGIEGVRPRFAYPLIRLAHTGPLTIRELAKSLDRSHSAISQTVAAMRKEDLVTSEPGPDARTRRIDLTERGRSLVPFLEAEWRATHATVAELDGEVPYAMTAVVEEVRRALERRSMRQRILHHLVEPPR, encoded by the coding sequence GTGACATCTACGGATCCCACTGCGCTACCCGATCCCTGGCGCGCCCTGCACGCGCTCCTTGCGGCCATGGATGCTGAGATCGAGCAGGTCTACGTCGAACGCGGCATCGAGGGGGTGCGGCCCCGGTTCGCCTATCCGCTCATCCGGCTCGCTCACACGGGACCCCTGACCATTCGCGAGCTTGCGAAGTCCCTGGACCGCTCCCACTCCGCGATCAGCCAGACCGTCGCCGCCATGCGCAAGGAGGATCTGGTCACCTCCGAGCCGGGGCCCGACGCCCGCACCCGGCGCATCGACCTGACCGAGCGCGGCAGGTCTCTGGTGCCGTTCCTGGAGGCGGAGTGGCGCGCCACCCACGCGACGGTGGCCGAGCTGGACGGCGAGGTCCCGTACGCGATGACCGCCGTCGTCGAGGAGGTGCGTCGGGCGCTGGAACGCAGGTCGATGCGGCAGCGGATCCTCCACCACCTCGTCGAGCCACCGCGATGA
- a CDS encoding MFS transporter, whose translation MRVRIRLLDTRPLHGSRAFRDLWIGTSASQLGGQIANVAVLAQVWDLTGSPVGTGAIGLATGLPMVLFGLIGGTLADAVDRRAVVRATTAGQVLAAAGLCTQALADNRSVLLLLALVAVGTSCSALGAPARRTFPVRLLPGDQVAAGLALTNVSFQAAMLAGPAMAGLLIARWGFPAAYAVQAMATAVSMLAVIRLPAVRPEGTVAAGGRRRPERGGWRFVLRRPTLWGSMATDLSATLLAMPIALFPLVNEIRFGGDPRTLGLFLSAVAVGGITAGLLSGTVTRWRRGGLVQLCAAGVWGLALACFGLAGPLWLALGCLAVAGAADTVSVVTRGALVQCETPDAYRGRVSSMEHVIGVAGPELGNFRGGLLASATSAPFSLALGGLSAVLVVAAVAAVNAPLRAYRTPPAAAKATAPDVAAVQAAAGQGS comes from the coding sequence ATGAGGGTGCGCATCCGGTTGCTCGACACCCGCCCGCTGCACGGCAGTCGGGCATTCCGAGACCTGTGGATCGGTACCTCGGCTTCTCAACTCGGCGGACAGATAGCCAACGTGGCGGTGCTGGCCCAGGTCTGGGACCTCACCGGTAGCCCCGTGGGCACCGGCGCCATCGGGCTCGCCACCGGCCTTCCGATGGTGTTGTTCGGGCTGATCGGCGGCACGTTGGCCGATGCCGTTGACCGCCGTGCGGTGGTGCGGGCCACCACCGCGGGCCAGGTGCTGGCCGCCGCCGGGCTCTGTACCCAGGCCCTGGCGGACAACCGCAGCGTGCTCCTGTTGCTCGCCCTGGTCGCCGTGGGGACGAGTTGCAGTGCTCTCGGCGCTCCTGCCCGGCGCACCTTCCCGGTCCGGCTGTTGCCGGGCGACCAGGTCGCGGCCGGTCTTGCGCTGACCAACGTCTCCTTCCAGGCAGCGATGCTGGCCGGGCCCGCGATGGCCGGACTGCTCATCGCCCGCTGGGGTTTCCCTGCCGCCTACGCAGTCCAGGCGATGGCCACGGCCGTTTCGATGCTCGCGGTGATCCGCCTGCCCGCCGTGCGGCCCGAAGGTACCGTTGCGGCAGGCGGCAGACGCCGGCCGGAGCGCGGCGGTTGGCGGTTCGTCCTGCGTCGCCCGACGTTGTGGGGCTCGATGGCCACCGATCTGTCCGCAACGCTGCTCGCCATGCCCATTGCGCTCTTCCCGTTGGTCAACGAGATCCGGTTCGGAGGAGACCCGCGGACCCTCGGCCTGTTCCTCTCCGCCGTCGCGGTCGGGGGGATCACGGCCGGTCTGCTCTCCGGCACGGTGACGCGCTGGCGTCGCGGCGGCCTCGTACAGTTGTGCGCAGCCGGTGTCTGGGGCCTGGCGCTGGCCTGTTTCGGTCTGGCGGGGCCGTTGTGGCTGGCGCTCGGCTGCCTGGCCGTGGCGGGCGCCGCCGACACCGTCTCCGTCGTCACCCGCGGTGCCCTGGTCCAATGCGAGACCCCGGACGCGTACCGGGGGCGGGTCTCCTCGATGGAACACGTCATCGGTGTCGCCGGCCCCGAACTCGGCAACTTCCGTGGTGGCCTGTTGGCGTCCGCCACCTCCGCCCCCTTCTCCCTGGCCCTCGGCGGACTGTCCGCCGTCCTGGTGGTCGCCGCCGTGGCCGCGGTCAACGCACCCCTTCGTGCCTACCGCACGCCCCCCGCCGCCGCGAAGGCGACCGCCCCCGATGTCGCCGCCGTGCAGGCGGCCGCCGGTCAGGGCTCCTGA
- a CDS encoding SDR family oxidoreductase, with the protein MTDMTGETGAGSRQGGGAAGRPLALVTGAGRSAGIASSVVLNLARAGWDVAFTYWTPYDARMRWGTESGAPEGLRSKVTSLGARTHAVEADLSDPAVPAQLFDSVEGALGNVTALVLCHCESVDSGLLDTTVESFDLHFAVNARASWLLIREYGLRFRGQHGGGRIVSLTSDHTIGNLPYGASKGAVDRITSAAAHEFAHLGVTCNSVDPGPTDTGWMTEEHEAELIRSTPLGRLGVPQDCAHLVTFLCSAEGGWINAQLLRSNGGLG; encoded by the coding sequence ATGACGGACATGACCGGTGAGACGGGCGCGGGAAGTCGGCAGGGCGGGGGTGCGGCGGGGCGCCCGCTCGCCTTGGTCACGGGGGCCGGACGTTCGGCGGGGATCGCGTCGTCCGTCGTACTGAATCTTGCTCGGGCCGGGTGGGACGTGGCCTTCACCTACTGGACCCCGTATGACGCGCGGATGCGGTGGGGCACGGAGTCGGGTGCGCCCGAAGGGCTGCGGTCGAAGGTGACGTCCTTGGGGGCGAGGACCCACGCGGTCGAGGCGGACCTCAGCGACCCGGCCGTGCCGGCGCAGCTCTTCGACAGCGTCGAGGGTGCGCTGGGGAACGTCACCGCGCTGGTGCTCTGCCATTGCGAGTCGGTCGATTCGGGCCTGTTGGACACCACGGTGGAGAGCTTCGACCTGCATTTCGCGGTCAATGCGCGGGCCTCCTGGCTGCTGATCCGGGAGTACGGGCTGCGGTTCCGCGGGCAGCACGGCGGCGGGCGGATCGTCAGCCTGACCAGCGACCACACCATCGGAAACCTGCCGTACGGGGCGAGCAAAGGTGCGGTGGACCGGATCACGTCGGCCGCCGCCCACGAGTTCGCCCACTTGGGGGTGACCTGCAACTCCGTCGATCCCGGACCGACCGACACCGGGTGGATGACCGAGGAGCACGAAGCGGAACTGATCCGTTCCACGCCCCTCGGCCGCCTCGGTGTGCCGCAGGACTGCGCGCATCTCGTCACGTTCCTCTGCTCCGCCGAGGGGGGTTGGATCAACGCCCAGCTTCTCCGGAGCAACGGCGGCCTGGGCTGA
- a CDS encoding DUF6332 family protein, translating into MERRTQADRDAITIEIGYALVSASFAAALAFGAVYGPALAFSLSTSTRRILAVAGGILAVAVFLLRVTHVLLGFARRPENDGR; encoded by the coding sequence ATGGAGCGACGTACGCAGGCGGACCGGGACGCGATCACCATCGAGATCGGCTACGCCTTGGTCAGCGCCTCCTTCGCGGCCGCCCTCGCTTTCGGCGCGGTGTACGGACCCGCGCTGGCGTTCTCCCTCTCCACGTCGACGCGCCGGATCCTGGCCGTGGCGGGCGGGATCCTCGCGGTGGCAGTGTTCCTGCTCCGGGTCACCCACGTGCTGCTCGGATTCGCCCGCCGTCCGGAGAACGACGGGCGCTGA
- a CDS encoding maleylpyruvate isomerase family mycothiol-dependent enzyme produces the protein MKITEHVRALAREGELLAEVAERAGTESAVPTCPGWRVTDLLRHTGSVHRWATAYVAERRLEPVGFPDAPELVGGELLAWFREGHADLVRTLNEAPDDLQCWTFLPTAPPSPVAFWARRQAHETAVHRMDAETALGVLFSAMAPEFAEDGVDELLTGFHARPRSRVRTAEPKVVRVRAADTAAVWTVHLSAEPARTVRGDTGEVADCELTGEAAWLYAALWNRTPVAGPGVTGDLALARLWTETAGI, from the coding sequence ATGAAGATCACCGAACATGTGAGGGCCCTCGCCCGCGAGGGCGAGCTGCTCGCCGAGGTGGCGGAACGCGCCGGTACGGAGTCCGCGGTGCCCACCTGCCCGGGGTGGCGGGTCACCGACCTGCTGCGGCACACCGGCTCGGTGCACCGCTGGGCCACCGCGTACGTCGCGGAGCGACGGCTGGAGCCGGTGGGCTTCCCGGACGCGCCGGAGCTGGTCGGCGGCGAGCTGCTGGCCTGGTTCCGCGAGGGCCACGCGGACCTGGTGCGGACCCTGAACGAGGCGCCGGACGACCTGCAGTGCTGGACGTTCCTCCCGACGGCCCCGCCCTCGCCGGTGGCGTTCTGGGCCCGGCGGCAGGCGCACGAGACCGCCGTGCACCGGATGGACGCGGAGACTGCGCTCGGCGTGTTGTTCTCCGCAATGGCGCCGGAGTTCGCCGAGGACGGGGTGGACGAGCTTCTGACCGGCTTCCACGCCCGGCCGCGCAGCCGGGTGCGGACCGCCGAGCCCAAGGTGGTGCGGGTGCGGGCCGCCGACACGGCCGCGGTGTGGACCGTACACCTGTCGGCGGAGCCGGCCCGTACGGTGCGGGGCGACACGGGCGAGGTGGCCGACTGCGAACTGACCGGCGAGGCGGCCTGGCTGTACGCAGCGCTCTGGAACCGGACCCCGGTGGCGGGTCCGGGGGTGACGGGCGACCTGGCACTGGCCCGGCTGTGGACGGAGACGGCCGGAATCTGA
- a CDS encoding alpha-ketoglutarate-dependent dioxygenase AlkB family protein codes for MDGELFPRERTVLAPGAVHVPDWLGAGRQGELLAACRAWARPPAGLRTVRTPGGGVMTARQVCLGLHWYPYGYARTVVDGDGVPVKPMPPWLAELGREAVTAAYGDPPPPGPGTAYDIALINFYAGDSRMGMHRDAEERSPAPVVSLSLGDTCVFRFGNTASRGRPYRDVELRSGDLFVFGEESRLAYHGVPKVLPGTGPQELGLTGRLNITLRVGGLG; via the coding sequence ATGGACGGGGAACTCTTTCCGCGCGAGCGGACCGTGCTCGCCCCCGGTGCCGTGCACGTGCCGGACTGGCTCGGGGCGGGGCGGCAGGGCGAGTTGCTGGCGGCCTGCCGCGCGTGGGCCCGGCCGCCCGCCGGCCTGCGCACCGTACGCACCCCGGGCGGCGGGGTGATGACCGCCCGCCAGGTGTGCCTCGGCCTGCACTGGTACCCGTACGGCTACGCGCGCACCGTCGTCGACGGCGACGGTGTACCGGTCAAACCGATGCCGCCGTGGCTCGCCGAGCTGGGGCGGGAGGCGGTGACCGCCGCGTACGGGGACCCGCCGCCGCCCGGGCCCGGGACGGCCTACGACATCGCGCTGATCAACTTCTACGCCGGCGACTCCCGCATGGGCATGCACCGCGACGCCGAGGAGAGGTCCCCGGCGCCGGTGGTCTCGCTCAGCCTCGGCGACACCTGCGTCTTCCGCTTCGGGAACACCGCCTCGCGCGGGCGCCCGTACCGGGACGTGGAGCTGCGCAGCGGGGACCTCTTCGTCTTCGGGGAGGAGAGCCGGCTGGCCTATCACGGGGTGCCGAAGGTCCTGCCGGGCACGGGCCCGCAGG